The Desmonostoc muscorum LEGE 12446 genome includes a region encoding these proteins:
- a CDS encoding ShlB/FhaC/HecB family hemolysin secretion/activation protein has protein sequence MFTKPLLALLNLEMKISRRGAKTQRKTDKIIPHLCNIRLLSLYQPLLLGLTMVIFNPIESPAAEEISEKDLTLYSSYGLYRSVAIQPQPQTSLAIAKIPLTAKEAYAKNSPHQIFAQVPPVLRDVKPPSLQPPPEPKPLPPLPPPDQLLPSQPEAPTQPEIIPGQEATTILVKGFEFEGNTVFSDRQLAEVTKPFIKETPISFAELQKARSAITKLYVDHGYITSGAILPAQSVKDGIVKIQVVEGTLEKINVTGTRRLQSGYIRQRLKLAATKPLNRERLLEGLQLLQRDPLIQTLSADLQAGTRPGTNILEIKVTEADTFSTQFVADNGRSPSVGSFRRQVFLNEANLLGYGDAFRIGYTNTDGSNGFDLSYLIPLNARNGKLFLAYGYTDSNIIEEPSNVLDITANSQYYELSFRQPIIETPTQEFALGLTFSRQSSQTFLGLDDIGAYPLSPGADNQGRTRVSALRFSQEWTKRSSREVYSARSQFSFGLGVLDATINENEPDSRFFSWRGQGQWVRLLASDALLLLRTDVQLAANSLLPLEQIGLGGISTVRGYRQDALLTDNGLLASAEIRLPILRVPKARGLLQLTPFVDFGIGWNNNGNNLDRNSLVGVGAGLLWQQGGNLTARFDWGIPLISVESTDKRTWQENGLYFSIVYTPF, from the coding sequence ATGTTTACAAAACCATTGTTGGCGTTGCTGAATTTGGAGATGAAAATCTCACGCAGAGGCGCAAAGACGCAAAGAAAAACTGATAAAATCATCCCGCATTTATGCAACATCCGATTGTTGAGTCTCTACCAGCCTTTGCTGCTAGGTCTGACAATGGTTATCTTCAACCCAATTGAGTCACCTGCTGCTGAGGAAATTTCTGAGAAAGACTTGACTTTGTATTCAAGTTATGGATTGTATCGATCCGTGGCAATACAGCCGCAACCTCAGACCAGTTTAGCGATCGCTAAAATTCCCCTCACCGCTAAGGAGGCTTATGCAAAAAACTCCCCCCACCAGATATTTGCCCAAGTACCTCCCGTACTTCGTGATGTCAAGCCGCCTTCTCTGCAACCGCCACCGGAACCAAAACCCCTACCACCTTTACCACCACCAGACCAACTGTTACCATCCCAGCCCGAAGCCCCAACCCAGCCAGAAATAATTCCGGGACAAGAGGCGACAACAATACTGGTCAAAGGATTTGAGTTTGAGGGAAACACGGTATTTAGCGATCGCCAACTTGCCGAAGTCACCAAACCCTTCATCAAAGAAACCCCCATTTCCTTTGCCGAACTTCAAAAAGCACGCTCTGCTATTACTAAACTATATGTCGATCACGGCTACATTACTTCTGGGGCAATCTTACCAGCCCAAAGCGTTAAAGATGGAATCGTCAAAATTCAAGTGGTGGAAGGCACTTTAGAAAAGATTAATGTCACCGGTACTCGACGGTTGCAGTCTGGTTATATCCGCCAACGCCTAAAACTAGCTGCAACTAAACCACTCAACCGCGAACGTCTCCTAGAAGGATTACAACTCCTGCAACGTGACCCCTTAATCCAAACTCTATCCGCCGATTTACAAGCCGGAACCCGCCCTGGCACAAACATCCTGGAAATCAAAGTCACTGAAGCCGATACCTTCAGCACTCAATTTGTCGCAGATAACGGGCGATCGCCTAGTGTGGGCAGTTTCCGGCGTCAGGTTTTCCTGAATGAGGCCAACTTGTTGGGATACGGTGATGCTTTTAGAATTGGTTATACAAATACTGACGGTAGTAATGGTTTTGATCTTAGCTATTTAATACCATTAAATGCTCGTAATGGCAAGCTTTTTCTGGCTTATGGATACACTGATAGTAATATTATTGAAGAACCATCTAACGTATTAGATATTACAGCAAATTCTCAATATTATGAGTTGAGCTTTCGTCAACCGATTATTGAAACCCCAACTCAAGAATTTGCCCTGGGATTAACTTTCTCACGCCAAAGTAGCCAAACATTTTTAGGACTTGATGATATTGGTGCCTATCCTCTTTCCCCAGGGGCAGATAATCAAGGTCGCACTCGCGTTTCTGCCTTGCGTTTTTCTCAAGAGTGGACTAAGCGTAGCAGCCGAGAAGTTTATTCAGCGCGATCGCAATTTAGCTTCGGACTGGGTGTATTAGATGCCACAATCAACGAAAACGAACCAGATAGCCGCTTTTTTTCCTGGCGTGGACAGGGACAGTGGGTACGACTGCTGGCATCGGATGCCTTACTACTGCTGAGGACAGATGTGCAGTTAGCAGCCAATAGCCTGTTACCTTTAGAACAGATTGGCTTAGGTGGCATATCTACTGTACGGGGCTATCGTCAAGATGCATTATTAACAGACAATGGACTCTTAGCTTCCGCAGAGATCCGCCTACCCATTCTGCGAGTTCCCAAGGCCAGAGGACTGCTGCAACTGACACCCTTTGTAGATTTTGGTATTGGCTGGAATAACAATGGTAATAATCTAGACCGTAACAGCTTAGTGGGAGTAGGAGCGGGGCTGTTGTGGCAACAAGGAGGAAATTTAACAGCTCGGTTTGATTGGGGAATACCCCTGATATCAGTTGAATCTACAGACAAAAGAACATGGCAAGAAAACGGCTTATATTTCTCTATCGTCTACACGCCTTTTTAA
- a CDS encoding CHAT domain-containing protein: MPTPQDQKFRRYGVLVVVTTLLCVVIPYSVTLPVVAQNTTPSAAETTQTPNWEQQAKTLYEAGRFSEAVTILQQPLEFYQKKRDILGVAVVRSNLSLNYQQLGRWKEATEEINAALTLLQSEPQQKQKSTEQLAVWAQALDVQGSLQLARGEIEQALDIWEQATTLYNQLGNSNRVTLSRLNQAQALQALGLYRQAKTTLDKLQQSLDKQSAPLTKAANLRSLGDALRVMGDLEQAQKVLQASLNIAPQPEAIAAANLSLGNVSRSQASIKTSQKNTEAAERKREEALSYYQKAAEASASVIIQTEAQLNRLRLLTEMQRWAEALSLYPQVQSQLASLSPGRSTIYGQVNFAQSLLKMAQAKNNADTNSSALAALPSSFLEEIAQILAVARQQAESSQDVRSLAFVLGNLGHLYEQTQQWSIAQNLTQKAINLSQSINASDISYRWEWQLGRILKAQNQDEAAIIAYNGAFDTLRSLRQDLAGINPDVQFSFRESVEPVYRQLVGLLLSSSVDGQKQQDKASQNNLKQAREVLEALQVAQLENFFQQSCQDITLQLDKVIDSEKDRTAAVIYPIFLEDRLEVILKLPKKQDLYRYPPRQLKIAEIQATLSQLQGNLQENGTFQEVKKDAQTVYSWLIEPAKDLLEQSGIKTLIFALDSPLRNIPMAVLYDGQQYLVEKYAVSLVLGLEVREPLPLRRSKMKVLAAGLREPPKNFSNFPELVKVNDELEAIKDAGISTTLICDDPKICNDKFTSETFNQKFNRSDFQVVHLATHGQFGIDRENTFLLAGDGQFKIDDLDKLFRTQQQKRANVIELLILSACQTATGNDQTVLGIAGTTVRAGAQSAIAGLWNLDDESSVIFTKQFYQRLGRSDISKAEALRLAQQDILKQPNYEHPRYWAPYVLVGNWL, translated from the coding sequence ATGCCCACCCCACAAGATCAAAAATTCCGCCGTTATGGAGTTCTGGTTGTTGTAACGACTTTACTTTGTGTAGTAATACCATATAGTGTTACTTTGCCAGTTGTTGCTCAAAATACAACTCCTAGCGCGGCTGAAACTACTCAAACTCCAAACTGGGAGCAGCAAGCCAAAACCCTGTATGAAGCAGGGCGATTTTCAGAAGCCGTGACAATCTTACAGCAACCTCTTGAGTTCTACCAGAAAAAACGAGATATCCTTGGCGTAGCAGTTGTCCGCAGCAATCTTTCTCTCAACTATCAGCAACTTGGGCGCTGGAAGGAAGCAACTGAGGAAATTAACGCCGCCCTTACCCTGCTGCAATCAGAACCGCAACAAAAACAAAAATCCACAGAACAATTAGCAGTTTGGGCACAAGCCCTTGATGTTCAAGGAAGTTTGCAACTAGCACGGGGAGAAATAGAGCAAGCATTAGATATTTGGGAGCAAGCTACTACACTCTACAATCAATTAGGAAACTCTAATAGAGTTACCCTAAGTCGGCTCAACCAAGCACAAGCATTGCAAGCTTTGGGTCTTTACCGTCAAGCAAAAACTACTTTAGACAAGTTACAGCAAAGCCTTGACAAACAATCCGCTCCTTTGACTAAAGCAGCAAATCTGCGTAGTTTAGGGGATGCTCTGAGAGTAATGGGCGACCTGGAACAGGCACAGAAGGTATTACAGGCAAGCCTCAATATTGCCCCACAACCTGAAGCCATAGCCGCTGCAAACCTCAGCTTAGGGAATGTTTCCCGCTCCCAAGCAAGTATCAAAACTAGTCAAAAAAATACCGAAGCAGCCGAGAGAAAGCGAGAAGAAGCCCTTAGTTATTATCAAAAGGCTGCTGAAGCGTCTGCTTCTGTGATTATTCAGACCGAAGCACAGCTCAACCGCCTGCGCCTACTTACAGAAATGCAACGATGGGCAGAAGCTTTGTCCCTCTATCCCCAAGTCCAAAGCCAACTTGCGAGTCTGTCCCCTGGTCGTTCTACCATTTATGGCCAGGTTAATTTTGCTCAAAGTCTTTTAAAGATGGCACAAGCAAAAAATAATGCAGACACAAACTCCTCTGCTCTTGCTGCTTTGCCCTCCTCCTTCTTGGAAGAAATTGCCCAAATCCTGGCTGTGGCGCGTCAACAAGCCGAGAGTTCACAAGATGTGCGATCTCTTGCATTTGTGTTGGGTAATCTGGGACATCTGTATGAACAAACTCAGCAATGGTCTATTGCCCAAAACCTCACCCAAAAAGCCATCAATCTTTCCCAGTCAATTAATGCCTCAGATATTAGCTATCGCTGGGAATGGCAACTTGGTCGCATCCTCAAAGCCCAAAACCAAGATGAAGCGGCAATTATAGCTTATAATGGAGCATTTGATACCTTGCGATCGCTCCGTCAAGACTTGGCTGGTATTAATCCAGATGTGCAGTTTTCATTCCGAGAAAGTGTTGAACCTGTGTATCGCCAACTTGTTGGCTTACTGTTGTCATCTTCTGTAGACGGGCAAAAACAACAAGATAAGGCTAGTCAGAATAACCTTAAACAAGCCCGCGAGGTTTTAGAAGCACTGCAAGTCGCACAACTGGAAAACTTTTTTCAACAATCTTGTCAGGACATCACACTGCAACTGGATAAAGTGATTGACAGCGAAAAAGACCGAACAGCAGCTGTTATCTACCCAATTTTTCTGGAAGACCGCTTAGAAGTCATCCTAAAATTGCCTAAAAAACAAGACTTGTATCGCTATCCTCCTCGTCAACTGAAAATAGCAGAAATTCAAGCCACCCTCAGCCAACTCCAGGGAAATCTCCAAGAAAATGGCACTTTTCAAGAAGTCAAAAAAGATGCTCAAACAGTTTACAGTTGGCTAATTGAGCCAGCCAAAGACCTTTTAGAACAAAGCGGCATCAAAACTCTAATTTTTGCCTTAGATAGTCCCCTGCGGAATATTCCAATGGCTGTTCTCTACGATGGTCAACAATATTTAGTTGAGAAATACGCTGTTTCCCTGGTTTTAGGTCTGGAAGTTCGTGAGCCACTCCCCCTACGCAGGTCAAAAATGAAGGTTTTGGCAGCCGGTTTGAGAGAACCTCCCAAGAACTTTTCAAATTTTCCCGAATTAGTAAAAGTTAATGATGAGTTGGAAGCAATCAAGGACGCAGGAATATCTACAACTTTGATTTGCGATGATCCTAAGATATGTAATGACAAATTTACCAGTGAAACTTTCAACCAAAAATTCAATCGGTCTGATTTTCAGGTAGTACATTTAGCAACTCACGGTCAATTTGGTATTGACCGAGAAAATACATTTCTGCTGGCTGGAGACGGACAATTCAAGATAGATGATTTGGATAAATTATTCCGCACTCAGCAGCAAAAAAGAGCAAATGTAATTGAATTACTCATCTTGAGTGCTTGTCAGACTGCCACAGGTAACGACCAAACAGTGTTGGGTATTGCTGGTACCACAGTGAGAGCAGGGGCACAAAGTGCGATCGCTGGTTTGTGGAATTTAGATGATGAATCCAGCGTCATCTTTACTAAGCAATTTTACCAACGCTTGGGGCGATCGGACATCAGCAAAGCAGAGGCACTTCGTCTAGCACAACAAGATATTCTCAAACAGCCCAACTACGAACATCCTCGCTACTGGGCACCCTACGTCCTTGTTGGTAATTGGCTCTAA
- a CDS encoding DUF928 domain-containing protein: MMQIRPNFRKIIPISTLTALLSTSLVSPFFSQPVQAQSVLQRIQSLFTRKRSEGAASGRSRAGVSRSQCSELDANNLIALVPESNEGLTTNKYPNFLFFVPFGGSAKSPPAKFRLLDEQKNPVLKNPILLSLPKQKGLVSLKLPSSEKPLQVGKRYNWYFSISCTNQQGTPTIFDVNGWIKLVAPNSALVQQLKKTPPQNQYAVYAENDLWFDTVNQLAKYRTVHQKEWTELLSLYGLAELPQTTITELRIQK, encoded by the coding sequence ATGATGCAAATAAGACCAAACTTTCGCAAGATTATTCCTATATCTACGCTTACGGCTTTATTATCTACCAGCCTAGTATCTCCCTTTTTTTCACAGCCAGTACAGGCACAGTCAGTTCTGCAACGAATTCAATCGCTGTTTACTCGGAAACGCTCTGAAGGAGCGGCATCTGGGCGTTCTCGGGCTGGGGTTAGTCGTTCCCAATGCTCTGAACTTGATGCCAATAACCTCATTGCTTTGGTTCCTGAAAGTAACGAGGGTTTGACTACCAATAAGTATCCTAACTTTTTATTTTTTGTACCCTTTGGTGGTTCTGCTAAATCTCCTCCTGCCAAATTTCGATTGCTAGATGAGCAGAAAAACCCTGTTTTGAAAAATCCCATCCTGCTTTCGTTACCTAAACAAAAAGGTCTTGTTAGTTTGAAGTTACCCTCTAGTGAAAAACCGCTACAGGTTGGCAAAAGATATAACTGGTACTTTTCAATAAGTTGTACAAATCAGCAAGGCACACCGACAATTTTCGATGTCAACGGATGGATTAAACTGGTTGCTCCCAACTCAGCCCTTGTACAACAGCTAAAGAAAACACCGCCTCAAAATCAGTACGCTGTCTATGCTGAAAACGATCTTTGGTTTGACACCGTGAATCAGCTAGCTAAGTATCGTACTGTTCATCAAAAAGAGTGGACTGAACTTTTATCACTGTATGGTCTTGCAGAATTGCCTCAGACTACAATTACTGAACTACGAATTCAAAAGTAA
- a CDS encoding TIR domain-containing protein: protein MNGFQDAFISYGRADSKTFAFYLHNRLIQQNLRVWFDQRDIPLGVDFQNQIDEGIEKSDNFLFIISPHSINSPYCRKEIEMAVRCNKRIIPLLHVEEISQETWQQRHPTLTYNDWETYKAQGLHSCFPNMHPAINKINWVLFREGIDDFETSFAGLLKILVRHRVYVHQHTYFLVKALEWERHQKQSLYLLIGEERAKAQTWLKHRFKDEQPPCEPTNLHCTFICEGIKNANNLMTNVFFCYAERDKALMEKIAQTLMRESFTIWMNKTDIHSGAALQETTNWGIEEADNVLYIMSSASLQSGYCQQQLTYALFHHKRVIPLLVASPDLERIPADMLVLQFIDFTGYEDELKYREDIAKLIKVLHQDAVYHEQHKMLLAKALKWERQRHNPTLLLRGNNLRHAETWLKVAKQRSQYLPTSRQEQFIAQSLKQPPEASLDIHICYSAIDSDFARKLNDALQTQGKTTWFDQESIAFGDEFQQEIYQGIENSHNFLFVISPSSINSPDCNTQVQYAMNLNKRMVSVLYREVSRIGDLHPAVASAQLIDFRKHRGEFFTNFGELIRTIDTDIEHVRAHTRVLIKAMEWDREKRDDSFLLRGKDLVTSEQWLEQSVNKQPRATDIQIQYITASRAFLLRKVKPQTVLWTSVTVTVLLFIARFLGLTQVLELRAYDHLMQLRPSEAQDKRFLMIDVDQDSIQKLNENPRYKAGSGTIPDAALDDLLKILNQYQPKVIGLDFIRDFPAQPDLAARLKQTQNLIVVCKKSYIDESGKESKGIKAPLEVPLEQVGFGDFVDDKNAGYILRRHYLMQTVDPESCNTREAFSLVIARRYLEGQNQPYTSPVENGDYVRDMQFGKTAIPQLLGNGGGYQNIDNMLRGYQTMLNYRVRHGDPDQFAQRVSIEEVLNNQVSPQDIQDRIVFIGLTDRHARKSDYWNTPYGDIPGVTLQGQMVSQILSAVLDGRLLIWWWPVWGETLWIFGWSLVGGVVLWQFQRRRSLIGVGVSSFVGLYGICYLALVYQGCWIPLVPPAIALVVTGIGVSYLTYRLRKL from the coding sequence ATGAATGGCTTTCAAGACGCATTTATCTCTTATGGACGAGCAGATAGCAAAACCTTTGCATTTTATCTCCATAACCGATTAATTCAACAAAATCTGAGGGTTTGGTTTGACCAAAGAGATATTCCTTTGGGTGTAGATTTCCAGAACCAAATTGATGAGGGCATTGAAAAATCAGACAATTTCCTGTTCATCATTTCACCTCACTCGATCAACTCGCCTTATTGCCGTAAAGAAATTGAGATGGCAGTGCGGTGCAACAAGCGAATTATTCCACTGTTGCACGTAGAGGAAATTAGTCAGGAAACTTGGCAGCAACGTCATCCCACACTAACTTACAACGACTGGGAAACCTACAAAGCCCAAGGATTACATTCCTGTTTTCCAAATATGCATCCGGCAATTAACAAGATTAACTGGGTGTTATTTCGGGAAGGAATTGATGATTTTGAGACATCTTTTGCTGGGCTGTTGAAGATACTTGTGCGACATCGAGTATATGTTCATCAGCACACTTACTTCTTAGTGAAAGCATTAGAGTGGGAACGGCATCAGAAACAGTCGCTTTACCTATTAATTGGAGAAGAACGGGCAAAAGCACAAACCTGGCTGAAGCATCGATTCAAAGATGAGCAGCCTCCTTGTGAGCCGACAAATTTGCATTGCACCTTTATTTGCGAAGGTATTAAAAATGCTAATAACCTAATGACCAATGTATTCTTCTGCTACGCTGAACGTGACAAAGCGTTGATGGAGAAAATTGCCCAGACTTTGATGCGAGAAAGCTTCACTATCTGGATGAATAAGACAGATATTCACTCTGGAGCAGCGTTACAGGAGACAACTAATTGGGGTATTGAGGAAGCTGATAACGTACTTTATATCATGTCTTCGGCATCTCTACAATCTGGATACTGTCAACAGCAACTCACCTATGCCCTGTTTCATCATAAGCGCGTGATTCCGCTATTAGTGGCAAGCCCAGATTTGGAGAGGATTCCGGCTGATATGCTTGTGTTGCAGTTCATTGATTTTACTGGATACGAGGATGAGCTAAAATACCGCGAGGATATTGCTAAGCTGATCAAAGTTCTGCATCAGGATGCTGTCTATCACGAACAACATAAGATGTTGCTGGCAAAAGCCCTGAAGTGGGAACGGCAAAGGCATAATCCGACTCTGTTACTGCGAGGTAACAATCTCCGCCACGCAGAAACATGGTTGAAAGTGGCGAAACAGCGATCGCAGTACCTACCAACTTCCCGACAAGAGCAATTCATCGCCCAAAGTCTCAAGCAACCGCCAGAAGCCTCTCTAGATATTCATATTTGCTATTCGGCCATCGATTCGGACTTTGCTCGCAAACTCAACGATGCACTACAAACTCAAGGCAAGACGACTTGGTTTGACCAAGAAAGCATTGCCTTTGGAGATGAGTTTCAGCAAGAGATTTACCAAGGTATAGAAAATTCACACAATTTTCTATTTGTGATTTCCCCCAGTTCAATCAATTCGCCCGATTGTAATACTCAGGTGCAGTACGCCATGAATCTGAATAAGCGTATGGTTTCTGTCCTGTATCGAGAAGTCTCGAGGATAGGTGACCTGCACCCAGCTGTCGCCAGTGCCCAGTTGATTGATTTTAGAAAACATCGGGGAGAGTTCTTTACCAACTTTGGTGAACTAATCCGCACCATAGATACAGATATTGAGCATGTGCGTGCCCATACCCGTGTGTTAATCAAGGCAATGGAGTGGGATCGGGAAAAACGCGACGATAGCTTCTTGCTACGGGGCAAAGATTTGGTAACTTCCGAGCAATGGCTGGAACAATCAGTAAATAAACAACCTAGAGCTACAGACATTCAAATCCAATACATTACCGCTAGTCGTGCCTTCCTCTTACGTAAGGTAAAACCTCAAACTGTACTGTGGACTAGTGTGACTGTCACAGTCTTATTGTTCATCGCCCGATTTTTGGGGTTAACGCAAGTATTAGAACTGCGGGCATATGACCACCTCATGCAGTTACGCCCCAGCGAAGCCCAAGACAAACGTTTTCTGATGATTGATGTTGACCAAGACAGCATTCAGAAGTTGAATGAGAACCCCAGATACAAAGCCGGGAGTGGTACAATCCCCGATGCTGCACTTGACGATCTGCTGAAAATCTTGAATCAGTATCAACCCAAAGTCATCGGATTAGATTTCATCCGAGATTTTCCGGCTCAGCCAGACTTGGCGGCGCGTCTAAAGCAGACTCAAAATTTAATTGTAGTTTGTAAAAAAAGCTATATTGATGAGTCCGGTAAAGAAAGTAAAGGCATCAAAGCTCCATTGGAAGTGCCATTAGAGCAAGTTGGGTTTGGTGACTTTGTTGATGATAAGAATGCAGGTTATATCCTTCGCCGACATTATCTCATGCAGACGGTAGATCCTGAATCTTGCAATACACGAGAAGCCTTTAGCTTGGTGATTGCCCGTCGATACCTAGAAGGGCAGAATCAGCCTTACACCTCTCCGGTTGAGAACGGCGATTATGTGCGGGATATGCAGTTTGGTAAGACTGCGATTCCCCAACTGCTAGGGAACGGTGGTGGCTACCAAAATATAGACAACATGCTTAGGGGGTATCAAACGATGCTCAACTATCGTGTTCGTCACGGTGACCCCGACCAATTTGCTCAGCGGGTCAGTATTGAAGAGGTGCTGAATAATCAAGTTTCTCCCCAGGATATCCAAGATCGGATTGTGTTCATTGGGTTGACTGACAGACACGCCAGAAAAAGCGACTACTGGAATACTCCTTATGGGGATATTCCCGGAGTAACCTTACAGGGACAGATGGTCAGCCAGATTCTCAGCGCTGTGTTAGATGGGCGTCTACTGATTTGGTGGTGGCCTGTTTGGGGTGAAACCTTGTGGATTTTTGGTTGGTCTTTGGTCGGAGGTGTAGTACTCTGGCAATTTCAGAGAAGGCGATCGCTTATTGGTGTAGGAGTTAGTTCTTTTGTTGGTCTTTACGGAATTTGCTATTTAGCTTTGGTATATCAAGGTTGTTGGATACCTCTAGTTCCCCCAGCGATCGCTCTGGTCGTTACTGGAATTGGAGTCAGTTATCTTACTTATAGACTGCGAAAATTATAG
- a CDS encoding permease: MNQLNNGFTLFLSLLVEAMPFLLLGVLFSSLLLFFVDERKLVEKMPKNPLLGALVGSMIGFLFPVCECGNVPVARRFLIQGVPTPVAIGFLLAAPTINPVVIWATWTAFRDQPEIVVLRVVFSLSIATIIGFVFSFQKDLNPIVQPAIARYMKFNPPAPPETKRRGKRYQIQEESTVPNILQSGSYILGGKAGLPMRIDANLVPPTIISTPNKPLADKLRLVIDNSIQELRELGGVMVLGSAIAAAIQVLAPRELILSLGAGPITSIVVMLILAVVVSICSTVDSFFALSFASTFSSGSLLAFLVFGPMIDIKGVGLMLSIFKPKTVFYLFALAGQLTFLFTLFLNLHVF; this comes from the coding sequence ATGAATCAACTCAACAATGGTTTTACGCTATTTTTAAGTCTGCTAGTCGAGGCGATGCCTTTTTTGCTTCTTGGGGTTTTATTCTCCAGTTTGCTGCTGTTTTTCGTTGATGAGCGCAAATTAGTCGAAAAAATGCCCAAAAATCCGCTGTTGGGTGCTTTAGTTGGCAGTATGATCGGCTTTTTATTTCCGGTGTGTGAGTGCGGGAATGTACCGGTAGCGCGGCGGTTCCTAATTCAAGGAGTACCGACACCAGTGGCAATTGGTTTTTTGCTAGCAGCGCCAACAATTAACCCAGTTGTAATTTGGGCAACTTGGACAGCCTTTCGAGATCAGCCAGAAATAGTAGTATTACGGGTTGTATTTTCTCTATCAATTGCGACAATTATCGGCTTTGTTTTCAGTTTTCAAAAGGACTTAAATCCTATAGTCCAACCTGCGATCGCTCGGTATATGAAATTTAATCCTCCTGCGCCGCCTGAAACCAAACGGCGTGGTAAGCGTTACCAAATACAAGAGGAATCAACAGTACCGAATATTTTGCAATCAGGGAGTTATATTTTAGGAGGAAAAGCAGGTTTACCGATGCGGATAGATGCGAATTTAGTACCGCCTACCATCATCTCTACTCCCAATAAACCCCTTGCAGATAAACTGCGTCTAGTAATAGATAACAGCATTCAAGAATTGCGGGAATTAGGCGGAGTCATGGTTTTAGGAAGTGCGATCGCCGCCGCTATTCAAGTCCTAGCCCCCCGTGAATTAATTCTCAGTTTGGGTGCTGGCCCTATTACTTCAATTGTAGTCATGCTGATATTAGCAGTAGTAGTGTCAATTTGTTCTACAGTTGATTCTTTCTTTGCCCTGTCTTTTGCTTCGACTTTTAGCAGCGGTTCATTGCTAGCATTTCTGGTATTTGGCCCCATGATTGACATCAAAGGTGTTGGCTTGATGTTATCCATTTTTAAGCCAAAAACTGTCTTTTATTTATTTGCTTTAGCAGGACAATTAACATTTTTGTTCACACTTTTTCTCAACTTGCACGTCTTTTAA
- a CDS encoding TIGR03943 family putative permease subunit: MAKKNPKPKIPSLLLPWLDALAITAWGILMLRYWLTNKLNLLIHPNYFWLVIVCGISFIIIGFFKMLELWQQRRRDVIPNTQHISLFPPGWGSTLLLIAAILGFIITPQVFASDKALQRGVTADLLGTTRVKPQAFRVSVRPEERSLVDWVRTLNVYPEPDSYTGQKAKVQGFVIHPPDLGKEYLFLARFVLTCCAADAYPVGLPLKLPNNQERYSADTWLEVEGQMITENLSGKRQLTIAATSIKKIPQPQNPYSY, translated from the coding sequence ATGGCTAAAAAAAATCCCAAACCTAAAATTCCAAGTCTCTTACTTCCTTGGCTGGATGCCCTAGCAATTACAGCTTGGGGTATTTTGATGTTGAGATATTGGCTAACTAACAAGCTGAACCTATTGATTCATCCAAATTATTTTTGGTTAGTGATTGTCTGTGGTATCAGCTTCATTATTATTGGTTTCTTCAAAATGCTGGAACTTTGGCAACAACGCCGCCGTGATGTCATACCAAACACCCAGCATATTAGTTTATTTCCCCCTGGTTGGGGCAGTACATTGTTATTGATTGCAGCAATTTTGGGTTTCATCATTACACCCCAAGTTTTTGCTAGTGACAAAGCACTACAAAGAGGTGTGACGGCTGATTTATTGGGAACTACACGCGTTAAACCCCAAGCCTTTCGGGTATCTGTTCGTCCAGAGGAGCGATCGCTTGTAGACTGGGTACGCACCCTAAATGTCTATCCAGAACCAGACTCATATACAGGACAAAAAGCCAAGGTGCAAGGATTTGTCATCCATCCGCCAGATCTGGGAAAAGAATATTTGTTCTTAGCACGATTTGTCTTAACTTGCTGTGCAGCAGATGCTTATCCTGTGGGATTACCCCTCAAACTCCCAAATAATCAAGAGCGTTACTCTGCTGATACTTGGCTAGAAGTAGAAGGACAAATGATCACAGAAAATCTCTCAGGCAAACGTCAACTTACCATTGCCGCTACTTCTATTAAAAAAATTCCTCAACCGCAGAATCCTTATAGTTATTAG